In Fimbriimonadaceae bacterium, the following proteins share a genomic window:
- a CDS encoding HD domain-containing protein — translation METQGSPESPTLGCVLTHLSRALDLGEGVPAGHAFRTARIAQRLAVELGLSEGERWSLYWAALLKDSGGSASAAPIAEAFRCDDVASKGAIKFVDWSQASHTTRFAVTQMGPQRSWLARLRYFAGMTVSPSRVLEEAIRVRSARGAGIVRTLGLGEDVARAILSLDEHWDGQGGPEGLSERAIPVLARVLCLSQTLEVFTTAEGGHVGYDVAQERAGRWFDPDMVRAALAFETDTEFWRDHARHAQGEPVELETPPLAESRESGAIDRLSEAFAGIVDAKSAFTGEHSARVARYAGAIAAYFELSEVQCGRLRRAALLHDLGNLAVPNTVLDKAGGLTPEEFQIVKTHARRSYEILHGIEGFARVAEIAAAHHERLDGRGYWRGLDADQLDLEMRILAVAEQFDALSAQRPYRAALPLDEVLRLLKREADVGIDADCVEAVHAIFGNRRQALAA, via the coding sequence ATGGAAACGCAGGGAAGCCCTGAAAGCCCGACGCTGGGATGCGTCCTAACCCATTTGAGCCGGGCGCTCGACCTCGGTGAGGGCGTGCCCGCCGGCCACGCATTTCGAACCGCGCGGATCGCTCAACGGCTCGCCGTCGAGCTGGGTCTGTCGGAGGGCGAGCGCTGGAGCCTGTACTGGGCGGCCCTGCTCAAAGACAGCGGAGGCTCGGCGAGCGCCGCTCCGATCGCCGAGGCTTTTCGCTGCGACGACGTCGCGAGCAAAGGAGCCATCAAGTTCGTGGACTGGAGCCAAGCCAGCCACACGACCCGCTTTGCGGTCACGCAGATGGGACCCCAACGCTCTTGGCTGGCCCGGCTGCGCTACTTCGCCGGGATGACCGTTTCTCCGAGCAGGGTGCTGGAGGAGGCGATTCGCGTCCGCAGCGCCCGAGGGGCGGGGATCGTGCGCACTCTGGGGCTTGGGGAGGATGTCGCCCGCGCGATTCTCTCGCTCGACGAGCACTGGGATGGCCAGGGTGGTCCCGAAGGACTTTCCGAGCGTGCCATTCCGGTTCTGGCCCGGGTCCTTTGCCTGAGCCAGACCCTCGAAGTGTTCACGACAGCCGAGGGTGGACACGTCGGCTACGACGTGGCGCAGGAGCGTGCGGGACGTTGGTTCGATCCCGACATGGTGCGGGCAGCGCTCGCCTTCGAAACCGATACCGAGTTTTGGCGCGATCACGCCCGGCATGCCCAGGGAGAGCCAGTCGAGCTGGAGACGCCTCCGCTGGCAGAGTCGCGCGAGTCCGGGGCGATCGATCGCTTGAGCGAGGCCTTTGCAGGGATCGTCGATGCCAAGTCTGCGTTTACTGGGGAGCACTCCGCGCGCGTGGCACGCTACGCGGGCGCAATCGCCGCCTACTTCGAGCTTTCCGAGGTCCAATGCGGGCGCCTCCGCCGCGCGGCGCTGCTGCACGATTTGGGCAATCTCGCGGTTCCGAACACCGTACTCGACAAAGCCGGGGGCCTGACTCCCGAGGAGTTCCAGATCGTGAAGACCCACGCGCGACGCTCGTACGAAATCCTGCACGGCATCGAGGGATTTGCGCGCGTGGCGGAGATCGCCGCCGCCCACCACGAGCGGTTGGATGGACGCGGCTACTGGCGCGGACTGGACGCAGACCAGTTGGATCTCGAGATGCGCATCCTCGCCGTGGCGGAACAGTTCGACGCGCTCTCCGCGCAACGCCCGTACCGGGCCGCCCTTCCGTTGGACGAGGTGCTGCGGCTTCTCAAACGGGAGGCGGACGTCGGCATCGACGCGGACTGCGTCGAGGCCGTGCACGCCATCTTCGGCAATCGGCGTCAGGCCCTGGCCGCCTAG